In Paenibacillus durus, the DNA window CCGGTATAGGTGCTGTAGGTCGGGAACATCTGGCCTATCACCGATGTCGAGAAGTTAATGATACGCCCGTTCTCCTTCATGTGCAGCGCCGCCTGCTGAATGGCGAAGAAAGTCCCTTTGACATTAATCGCGAACTGCTTGTCGAAATCATCTTCCGTAATGCTCGTAAGCGGTTTGGTAATCATGATGCCCGCGTTGTTAACGAGGATATCCACCTGCCCGTATGCTTCCAGCGTCTTCTGGAACAAGCTCTCGACCTCCGCCACCTTGCTGATATCCGCTTGAATCGCTAGTGCTTCTCCACCATTACGCTTAATTCCAGCTGCCACGTCCTCCGCTTTGGCCGGGCTGCTCGCGTAATTAACGACAACCTTCGCCCCGTGAGCTGCCAGCTCCTCCGCAATTTTTTGGCCTATTCCGCGCGATGCGCCCGTTACCAAAGCTACTTTGCCTGCAAGATTCTTTTCCATTGTATATCCCATCCTTTGTGGTATTGTTTTTCATTTCTTACTTCAAGAAAACAATCGATTACTACAAAACGGCCGGTTTCAACAGCTCCTCCAAACCAAGGCGATGCACGAATTCAATGCGCAGCTTCTCGGACAGCTCGGTCACTTCAGCCGCGCCGTCGTTCACGAAATCGATGACCGAACGTGCCGGACGGCTGCCAGCCGGCAGGCTGACGATTCGGGCCACTTCGTCCGCAACCGCTTGCGGATCTGCGTCAGGCGGAGTCAAGGCACTTAAGCGGTCCCCTACCTCGTCGAGCAGGTAATTAATGCGGTCATAGGCTGCGGAGGTCTGCTCATCCTGCGGATGGCCCGCGCTTGGAAAATGGGATGTCCCTTGCGTAAAAGCGCCGGGTACGACGAACGATGTTTCGATGCCGAACTTCGCAACTTCGTAAGCCATCGTCTGGGCCAGGGAATCCATTGCCGCTTTGGCAGCTACATAAGGTCCAAGGAACGGCGGGAAGCCGCCGCGTACGGTCGTGCTGCTGATCCAGAGCAGCAGGCCGGATTGCTGCGCCCGCATGTACGGCAGCGCCGCCCGGTTTACCCTCTGCGTACCAAGGACATTCGTATCGAACACCTTGACTATTTCCTCCGGCGAGAACGCTTCGACAACCCCGACGACCAAGTGGCCGGCATTATGCATAACAACGTCCAATCTTCCTTGCTCCTCTACGATCGTCTGTACCGCACGATCCGCGGATTCCTGCGACAGTACATCCAGCTCCACGGCCTTCAGCTTATACCCATTCACTGCGGCGTAATCATGAAGGGCTTTCGCTTTCGAAGCATTGCGCCCCTCTACGTCACGCATGCTGGCATATACCGTATGACCAGAAGCAGCGAGCGAGCGGGCGGATAAATTTCCGATTCCGGTGCCTGCGCCTGTTACGAGTACAACGTTTTGTTTGCTTTGAGTCATGTTTAACATCTCCTTTTGGGGGTTGGGCTGTGCCCTATCGTTCAGAATCTCGTTTGCGTGTTCTTGTTGTTCTTGATGATTTGATTATAGAATGACATAAAACAAATGTCAACTAACAAAATTATATTTTTGTCATTCATCACGCGGCGATCTCTGCAACCCTTCACAAACTTTAATCCCGCAAGTTTTGATCTTGATAAATAGGGCGCCCATAAGTTCCTCGAAGTCGGTGTCCGCGGCCCAAATACTCTACCAACGAAAAAAATACGCCTCTTAGAAACAAACACCCGGAATAACCCGTTCTGTTTCTAAAAGGCGTATTTTACTTAAGTCCGGAAAGGAGCAAGCGCCATACCGTATCGAAGTCATCGTCGATCGTCTCTGACGACCACTCATGGGCATGGGCAGGATGATGAAATTTAGTTGTTGCCTGGAAAACTGCCCTTGCAATAGCATCAGCCGAACCCGGCTTGAACTCGCCCGTCTGCATGCCGCGTTCGATGATCGATGCAACCTGCTTTATCAAGCGATCGATATGCAGCGTAATAATTTTGCCTGTTTCCAGCGTAACGGCTCCATACATGACAAACATTTCGGCATCATCCACCGCATACTTCCGCTTCTTACCTATGAGCGTCTCCAGCCATAAGAGCAGCTGCTCCGCAGCGCTCCCTTTAGCCGTACCTGCAATCTCCTCCAAAGGCTCGGCAACGCTTTTGTCCAGCCACCTCTCCGTAACGGCCTCCCGCAAAGCAGCTTTGCTCGCGAAATGCCGATATAGCGTTCCGTGACTGACTTGAAGAAATTTGGCTATATCTATAACCGAGGTTTTATCTGGTCCATAACGCCTCAGCACCTGTTCTGCGGCATCTAAAATCATGTCTTTCGTTAATGGCAAATCATTGGTCATATTACTGAAGAGCAACCATCCTATGTATTAGCTGTTAGCTCATTATTGGATTGCTCCCGCCCCCCTTCTGTTTATTATCATAGCACAAGAAATAATCAATACAAATATCAATATCTTTATTTTGTCATTTATTATAAACAGACGATACCTCATGAGGGTCACTATCACGAAAAAAAAGAACGCAGAACCGGCGCCCTCGCCCCTAATCCTGCGTTCTCCTTTATGTTAACGGGCCGCCCTGCAGCAAAGCGTCGCAGAACCATCCCGGAATTGCCCGGGCAAACGCCCGGTGCATCAGTTAAAGCTTTGACCGTCCAGCCAGTCCTTCGCCGCTTCCGCTTCGGCGGCGCTCAGCCGGTGTCCCTGGCTGCTCCAGTGCAATGTCACGTCCGCGCCCGCGCTTGCCAGCATCTCATGAAGCTCCTTAGTCTCCGCGACTGAGACTAGGGGATCGTTAACGCCTGCCCCGATGAAGACGGAAACACCGCCTAAAGGCTGAGGAGTGAGTCCCCGCAGCGGAACCATCGGATGCAGCAGCACTGCGGAAGAAAAGAGGTTTCCGTAATGCATCAGCAGACTGCCCGCGATATTGGCTCCGTTGGAATAGCCGACGGCCGTAAGCCGGGCGGGATCGAAGCCGTATTTTGCCGCCGCCTCGTCCAGAAAGGCTTTCAGCTCATGTGTCCGAGCGACCAGGTCGGCTTCGTCGAATACACCTTCCGACAGACGCCGGAAGAAACGGGGCATCCCGTTCTCCAGCACGTTGCCCCGGATACCGAGCAAGGATGAGCCCGGCGACAGCATCTCGGCGAGTGGCAGCATATCATGCTCGTTGCCGCCCGTCCCGTGAAACAGTACAAGCGTCGGCTTCGAGGAATCGGAACCTTGCCGGAAGATATGAATCATTCCGCCTTCACCTCAATTTCCCGCACCTCAAAAGGAGCCAGATTGCTCTCAATCTCCGCCCGGTGCGGCTCATACCATGCTGGGAGCATCAGCTTTTCGCCCAGATGTTCCGGTTCCTCATCGTTCGCAAAGCCTGGAGGATCCGTCGCAATCTCGAACAGGATGCCGCCCTCTTCACGGAAGTAGATGGCGTTGAAGTAATTCCGGTCTTGCACCGGAGTCACATGAAAGCCCCGGCTCTGTACGAATTCTCTCCACTCCAGTTGCTCCGCGTCGTCTTTGGCGCGCCATGCGATATGATGCACCGTACCGCTTCCCCCCGCCCCAAAAGGCAGCGGGTCGGTCTTGATATCGATAATGTTGCCGTACGGCCCCTCCGCTCTAAAGCGCACATAACCGTCTCCTTCGGCGATTCGTTCAAAACCGAGCGTATTGACCAGCGTATCTTCCGTGCTCGCCGGATTTATGCTGTACAGCACGGCTCCGCCAAACCCCTTAATGGCATGCTCTACCGGAATTCCTCCGAACGACCAAGCGCTCAAAGGCCCTTCTTCCCGCTCCACCAGTTCGACCCGCAGGCCGTCGTAATCAGCCAGGGAAAGATAGGTCTCCCCGATGCGATGAACAGTGGTATACGGGATGTCATAGGCTTGAAGCCGTTCTTCCCAGAATCCGAGCGAACCGGCAGGCACTGCATAGGTCGTCACACCGACCATGCCGCTGCCGATTCTTCCCTTACGTCCGATAGGCGAAGGAAAGAACGTGATGATCGTGCCCGGAGTTCCGCTTTCGTTGCCAAAGTACAGGTGATAGACCTCCGGCGCGTCGAAATTGACTGTTTTTTTCACGAGCCGCAAACCAAGAATGCCTGCATAAAAGTCCGCGTTCCGCTGAGCGTCCTGAACGAACGCTGTAATATGGTGAATCCCTGCAGTTTGAAGTGTCATAATAATTATTCTCCTCTCGGTATTAGAAATTAGAAGGTCAATCGGATTAGAACAACAGATGATCCAGCGAGATAGAGCCAGGACCCGCCAGCGCGACACCCGCCGCTACAACAAGCAACGTCAATGGATATTCATAACCGTTTGCAGTGGCCCAGAAACCATTGGATAAATGTACCTTCATCGCTCCGGCCATGGCCAAGATCAGCATCACGGCCCCAACCGGTGTGAACAGCCCTGCCGCGAACAATAATCCGCCTCCAAGCTCAAGAATTCCGGCCAGGACTGCCATCGCCACACCCGGCTTAATGCCGACCGATTCCATCCATCCGCCTGTTCCCTTAGGGCCGTAGCCTCCGAACCAACCGAACAGCTTCTGCGCTCCATGGCCGATAAAAGCAACACCGATAAACAAACGAATCAACAGCAATCCTACACTAATCATTTTTAACTCTCTCCATTCTCTTGTGTTTAATATTCTTAACTTTAAGATATTTGGCAAAAATATATGGGGCTTCCCGGCAATTAAGCTAGGAACCGGCCCCTTTACCAAGCAGCTTCAACCATTCGGTCGCCTGCTCCTTCTCTTCCGTGTTCAGTCCGGCCATCATTCCGTGAATCATCGCTACATGCTTCGGAAAAATTTCGTCGAACAGCCTCCGGCCCTCTTCGGTAATCTCAGCGTATGTCACGCGGCGGTCCTCACTGCAGGGAACGCGCTTCAGCAGCCCCTTCTTCTCCAGCTTGTCGATGTTATAGGTGATGCTTCCGCTGGTGACCAGAATCTTCTCTCCGATCTGCTGCAGCGGAATGCGGGTTCTGTGATAGAGCACCTCAAGCACCATAAACTCGGCGGATGACAGCCCGTAGCTCTTCATATCCTTGACCGCCCGGTCCATCAGACTCCGGTAGGCTTTGGACAGAACCACGAATAACTTCAGCGATGCCGCTTCATCCTTGCCCCGTACATCTCCGGCTACGATCAGCTCCTCTTTCGGTCCGCTCATTTCAATCACCTCCGTGTTCATCAAGTATCTTTAAGATAATTATCTTTAAGTTAAGATAAATATACATCCTTATTTTTATTTTGTCAACACTCTTTGCAAAATAAACCTGAGGCGCTTTATATATAGGCCGTAAATTGACCTGACCTCCAAAAGGGCGTATCCTTTTCTTTGCGAAAAAAAGATAAGAAGATATAGGCAGGAACGCTTCAATTCGTGTATATCTTGTACCCGTGAGTGTCTGGAATCCAATTTTGCAAAATACCGATAATTAAGGAGGGCTGCGCGGTGACTTCCCGCTTTGACCCCGGCTATGCCGGAGAACAAGATTTATCCAAGCCAGGACAAGCCCTCCCGGGTGTTCTGATCGTAACCGCCGTGGAGGCCGAGGCCGAGGCCGTCCGGCGCGGTCTCGGCGGCGCGGACGGCTTCACCGTCATCGCCGCGGGCGCGGGCCCTGCCGCAGCAGCGGCCGGAACCGCCGCCGCGCTTGCAGCCGGCTCCTACGGCTGCGTCGTCAGCGCCGGGATCGGCGGCGGCTTCCCCGGCAGGGCAGCGCTCGGCTCGCTGGTCGTTGCCAGCGAGCTCGTCCATGCCGACCTCGGGGCCGAGACGCCCGAGGGCTTCCGCAGCGCGGCCGAGCTCGGCTTCGGCCGCACGCATTACCCGGCCGATACGGGCCGGGCAGCGAGGCTCGCCGCCGGACTTGCGGCGGCGGGGCTTGACGTGAGCACGGGACCCGTGCTCACGGTCTCGGCGGCGACCGGCTCCGCAGAGACGGCCGCAGCCCTGGCGGCGCGCGTGCCTGGCGCGGCCGCCGAGGCCATGGAAGGCTGCGGGGTCGCCGCAGCCGCCCTGGCGCGGAATCTCCCGGTGCTGGAGATTCGCGCGATCTCGAACCCGGTCGGTCCCCGCGACCGGGACGCCTGGCGCATCGGCGAGGCGCTGGAAGCGCTCGCCGCCGCCGGGCCCATCCTATCGGAGGTGCTGAAATGACCGCAGAACTAAATATTGCTTATTCGCCTTGCCCCAACGATACATTTGTCTTTCACGCCTGGGCGCACGGACTCGTACCGGGCGCGCCGAAGCTGAATGTCACCTACGCCGACATCGACATTACGAACGGTCTTGCCGCAGACGGCACAGGCCCTGAGCTGCTGAAAATCTCTTATGCCGCCCTGCCTTGGGCGCTGGACCGGTATAAACTGCTGCCCTGCGGCGGCGCGCTTGGCCGGGGCTGCGGGCCGCTGCTGCTGACCAAGGGCGGTCCGCAGGACGCCAACAGCACGTCGGCGCTGTCCGGCCGCCGCGTCGCCGTGCCCAGCGAGCGCTCCACCGCCTACCTGCTGTTTCGGCTGTGGGCGGCGCAGCAGGTGCCGGGAGGCATCGGCGAAATCGTCGTCATGCCTTTTCATGAGATTATGCCTGCCGTACGGGACGGCGCAATCGACGCCGGACTCGTCATCCACGAGGCCCGCTTCACCTATACCTCTTACGGGCTGCACATGCTGGTCGACCTTGGAAGCTGGTGGGAGAGCGATACGGGACTTCCTATCCCGCTCGGCGCGATTATCGCCCGCCGCGATCTGGACACAGACGCCGTCAGCGGCTGGATTCGCACCTCTCTCCGTCACGCCTGGGACAACCCGGAAGCTTCGCGGGAGTATGTACTGAGCCATGCTCAAGAGCTGTCTCCCCAGGTAGCCAAGTCACATATCGATTTGTATGTGAATGATTTTACGATGGATCTGGGCGAGAGCGGCTATGCCGCCATATCGGCTCTGCTGGACCGGGCGGCGGGTGAAGGGCTCGTCCCCCCAATCGATTCGGCGCTGCTGCGTTAGCTGCACGGCAGCCGCCAAACCGCAAGTCCCCCCGGGAATGCTTCCTGCTGAAGCGTTCCCGGGGATTTTTTGCGTGAACAAGCCGTTTCCTCATCAGGGCAGCACCAATGAACGCATTTCAGAACCTCTAGGCTTCCTGCCGTTTATACTACCACTATTACTACGTAATACCCTTTGTAAGCCCTTTCTATCAAAATGTACGTTACTCTACGTCATTCGTCGTAGCTTCGATAGATTACCAACATAGAATATACTATCAAATGGTAAAGGAGGTTATCAGGATGGCCATCTTGTTACCGCAGCAATTCTTCAACCTGCCGGCAGGCGTAGGCAAATCTTTTTACGAGAATCTTACCGGAGGAATTAATGCCGCTGTCACCGTACAAAACAACTCCGCTTTCCCTGTCGATCTTGTGCTTTACAGCGTAAACGCGCCTGTCATCACTTATACGATTCCCGCATTCAACAGCCTTACAATCGCAGTTAATCTGCTTCTGGTTGCCGCACTTCGCGCTTCCGCCGCCGGAGCGGTCTTCGGCTTCATTCAAGTTGCTACTTCGGATTTCTAATGATTCGCCGCTGACAGCAAGCTCCGCAGCTGCATTTGGTTTCCCCCACTCTTCCTGCATCCACTTTCAGCTCCGGGCCTTATAGCCCGGGGCTTTTTTTACGAAATCCCGCCTGTTAGTCTTCTCTACTTTAAGCAAGCCTTCACTCTTTTTCGTGTTTCAAGCCCCAGCCATAACAGCAAAGATTGATAGAAATTAAGTAGCAGTAAAATAACCAGGACGACGCCCTCATTATCCCATTCATTACTAATTAACTTGAAAATATAATATGAAGAAAAGTTATACCCCGCGCTAAGAATCCAAACAAATTCTGGACCTAGGAAACTAGGAGAGTCATGATAACTGGTGTAATTTAATAAACATAAGAACCAAATTACAATTCCAATGATTGATATCAAACTATATGACAATAAATTACCAAGAATTTTGCCCGAATCTACTCCAAATATAAATCCGAATGCGATATATAATAAATTTAGAACTACATAAAAAATGATTGACCCTTGATCAGAAAAAAATATATTTAAGATTTTATCCGAGTTAATCATCATAAAGACAACGAATATTAATAAGGAAATATGAAACGCCGTAGACATGATATTATTATATTTCAAAATCTTACTCCTCCCAGACTTGGACCTCAGCGGCCCAGAGCACCCATGCTTTTTGATCCCACTTGCTCAGCAGCTCTGCAATGGACTTACTTATTTTCGCATCGACAAATTTGACTGCTTCCATTCCCCGTCCTCCTTGCCGTTAAAAATCATATACACTCACACATCTGTCTTTCCGGGCCTCCAGCCTGTTTCTTGTGACCAAATGTGGGCTTTCTGCAAAATATCCCATACAATCGGACCTTTTCCTTCAACATACTTCGGCCGGTCGTTCTTATAAAGATTCATCAGTCGATGTTTTTCTTGAATATATCGTTGACGATCCTCTGAGGAATAACGAAGGTAATCTCGAAAAAGCAATGTCAATTGCTCTGAATAACTCCCTGCCTGTCTAACATGAATATGAGTCCTTCTATTACCTGGTACCTCGCGAAAATACTTTTTAGTTCTATCCGGATTCTCTGGTCTTAGTTCAAATCCATTTTTCTCAATCAACCATTTGTAACTTGACTCGTCCTCAATGTTTTCGACAGAAATCTGAATGTCAATAATGGGCTTTGCATCCATACCTATAATGGAAGTTGAACCGACATGATCAATTCGAATGGCCCATCCCCCTAATGAATGCCTTAGCTTTAATCCAATTTCAAGAAAAAGATCCCTCCATTCAGCGTCAAATGGGGCTATCCGCCATTGATCTTCCATAATCAGCCTCCTTTGAGTCATCATTTCTTTCAATCTTACTAACCCCATACCTAGAATTGTCTGCCTACAACCGCTTCGTTGAAATCTCTACTGCAGACCCATGACGGAGCCTGAAGGTGAATGCTTTGTTATAAGATGGATTTAATCCTCTTTGACAAACTTCCATTTCTTTTTTGAAAAAACCAACCAAGTCTTATAATCTATTATTTCATCTTTAAGGTTGTATACCTTATCCATATTAGTGTAGTGTCCAACTGTAGTTATAGGTATTTTAATTTCAATTCTGTTTTTATTTATTTTTGACAAGTCTATAAACAAGCCTTGCTTTGTGGATTCAAAAATTAATGTTGAGATATCGCTGGGGATCTTACCTACTAATCTTCTCGTTAATCTGCGTATCTTCGATACTATGACTCTAGCTAAGAGAATTTTATAGTCTTCCTTTTCTGTTACATAGAGCCTGTTATACCATCCATCATCATGTGCGTAATAGGCATACTTTATCTTTGGTATATCAGACAGGCTTCTTCCAAGATGACCAAAGTATAATAACTCTGCGATTTGTAGCGCAGTTAATTTATCAAGCTCTTCTTCATTGAAATCAACCCAACAAAAATCTCCGTACCTATATACATGATCATTTATTAATTCATTAATTTCTTGAGATGTTACATAATCAAATCTAGAGTGTCGATTCCACTGTGTATTAACAAAATTATGTTTAAGCAGAATCAGGTTGTCCGGTCTATGATCAACGCAAGACATAAACTCATGGAACTCAATTCCATATGAGCAAAAGCATTTATTATCTGGATCGTTTCTACTTACATAAATTAAATCTCGTATATTATGTCTTCTCTTCAACGGAATACTCCAGTCCATGATTACATTATGATTATAATAATGCCAATAATGTTCACTTAACGGCGACGCACATATTCAGCCTCATCCTCTGTACTAACCTAATCAAGTATTGGCGGTATCAATCCCGATTCTTCATCTTTATAACGGTTATTTGCTCACTCTCTTGTCTATAATCTACAAACTGTGATTTTTACAGATGTATTGATAAATTCATTTGTTATTATTTCTTTTACTCTTCCCCATTGTAATTTATCTAGGCCACAACCAATTTCAGGCATGGCTATTTGGTTGATGGATTCTTGCAAACAAATTTCTTTCATTGAACTTAATGATAAAGTTAATGTCTCATAGGTTGGTTTTTGCCAATACTTTGTCTTGGTTATTAGATTAAACACTCTGTCTACTTTATAGCATTTACCTACAATTAATTCATTTTTACTTGCCATATCTTGAAGTAAAGATAGCTTGAATCTCTTCCGAAATTGTACAGCAATACCCGCCCCCATCTTAGCATCTGCTGAAATACAGTGGGCTAAATAGTATTCCCCTGGCATTGTAAATAAATCTTTCTTTATCTCTTCAAATTCCACAGGAATTCACTCCATCATAATATTTTTTCAGAGAATTCATAAAACGTTGCGACATTCACGAACCACGACAGCATACAAAGCGATAATTTTTTTACCTATTTATCCCTTTTTGTATTCGATGATTTCTGGAAACGATTTCCCTGAAGAGTTCCTCTTGCTCTTGGCTAATGAACTTATTTTTTGGCAGGATCCAAAACGCTCGCTTGTCATGAAATAGATAATACAAATCTTTTGTCTCCCAGACTTTTTTAATATATTGCCAATTCAGTTGGGATTTAAAATCATCGGCCTTAAGCTCTACTCCTTCTTCACTAAAGGATAAAGTATAGATTTTGTGATACCGTCTATCTCTCGCTACTCTCATAGGAGCGAAATAACAATAATTCAGGTAAACGTAAGTTAAAAGAAAAAGCAAAAACAAACTCATCAATAAGAGAATTTCAGAATAAGAAACGGATAAGACTGAACAACCGAAAGCAAGGGTAACTAGTCCAATAAGATACATCAGCCTAAATCTCAAAGTGTTATAAAAGTAGTATCTCATTGAAGGTTTTATAAAATCACTATATCGAAAAGATACGCTGTTCATACTTACCAATCCTTTATCGGTTATTTCGGCTGCGTTCTTGTTTTCATATTCTATGGAGAATTTTCATCACTTTCTCTTAGCAATTACTGTTATTATTTCTGTTTCTTCTTCGTATTCTCGTCCAGTGATGTCTGAATAAAATTCAAGTTCTTCAAAGCCTATACAGCTAAGAATAGAAGAAAGCTCATCCAATGTATATGTCTTATCCCAAATATTATAAATTTGCATATCCGTATTATCATCTAGCACTATGGCTTGGTGTAAATGAACTCTTTCTTCCGAATACCAATAATTAGAGCTCAGACACAAGTGAGGAGTCGGTCTCCAAAAGCCGCTTGGATACGAATTCCATGTTCTTGAATCCGTATGATTTCTGTATTTTCCAGGTGTAAAAACATCAAAGACAAACTTTCCCCCGGGCTTTAAATTACTGTAGATTTTATGCAACAATGTATTCCGTTCGTATTCGTTAAAAACTCCAAAATCACAATATATAAGCAGTACAACATCAAAGTAATCAGTAAAATTGAGCTTCAGATAATCCTGACAAACATAGTTGATATGCAAATTCAACTCCGCTGCCTGATTTTTTGCATATTCAATAGAACGGCTTGAAAAGTCCACTCCCGTTACATTATTAAATCCTATCTTAGCCAATCGATTAGTATAAAGTCCTGGCCCGCACCCTAAATCAAGTACTTTCTGCCCGGCGTCG includes these proteins:
- a CDS encoding SDR family oxidoreductase; protein product: MEKNLAGKVALVTGASRGIGQKIAEELAAHGAKVVVNYASSPAKAEDVAAGIKRNGGEALAIQADISKVAEVESLFQKTLEAYGQVDILVNNAGIMITKPLTSITEDDFDKQFAINVKGTFFAIQQAALHMKENGRIINFSTSVIGQMFPTYSTYTGTKGAVEQFTRQLAKELGPKGITINAVAPGPVNTELFTAGKTEEQIKAVGNSNSFGRLGEAEDISNVVLFLASPESQWVTGQTIRVNGGFI
- a CDS encoding SDR family oxidoreductase, giving the protein MTQSKQNVVLVTGAGTGIGNLSARSLAASGHTVYASMRDVEGRNASKAKALHDYAAVNGYKLKAVELDVLSQESADRAVQTIVEEQGRLDVVMHNAGHLVVGVVEAFSPEEIVKVFDTNVLGTQRVNRAALPYMRAQQSGLLLWISSTTVRGGFPPFLGPYVAAKAAMDSLAQTMAYEVAKFGIETSFVVPGAFTQGTSHFPSAGHPQDEQTSAAYDRINYLLDEVGDRLSALTPPDADPQAVADEVARIVSLPAGSRPARSVIDFVNDGAAEVTELSEKLRIEFVHRLGLEELLKPAVL
- a CDS encoding TetR family transcriptional regulator is translated as MTNDLPLTKDMILDAAEQVLRRYGPDKTSVIDIAKFLQVSHGTLYRHFASKAALREAVTERWLDKSVAEPLEEIAGTAKGSAAEQLLLWLETLIGKKRKYAVDDAEMFVMYGAVTLETGKIITLHIDRLIKQVASIIERGMQTGEFKPGSADAIARAVFQATTKFHHPAHAHEWSSETIDDDFDTVWRLLLSGLK
- a CDS encoding alpha/beta hydrolase; this translates as MIHIFRQGSDSSKPTLVLFHGTGGNEHDMLPLAEMLSPGSSLLGIRGNVLENGMPRFFRRLSEGVFDEADLVARTHELKAFLDEAAAKYGFDPARLTAVGYSNGANIAGSLLMHYGNLFSSAVLLHPMVPLRGLTPQPLGGVSVFIGAGVNDPLVSVAETKELHEMLASAGADVTLHWSSQGHRLSAAEAEAAKDWLDGQSFN
- a CDS encoding ring-cleaving dioxygenase, with product MTLQTAGIHHITAFVQDAQRNADFYAGILGLRLVKKTVNFDAPEVYHLYFGNESGTPGTIITFFPSPIGRKGRIGSGMVGVTTYAVPAGSLGFWEERLQAYDIPYTTVHRIGETYLSLADYDGLRVELVEREEGPLSAWSFGGIPVEHAIKGFGGAVLYSINPASTEDTLVNTLGFERIAEGDGYVRFRAEGPYGNIIDIKTDPLPFGAGGSGTVHHIAWRAKDDAEQLEWREFVQSRGFHVTPVQDRNYFNAIYFREEGGILFEIATDPPGFANDEEPEHLGEKLMLPAWYEPHRAEIESNLAPFEVREIEVKAE
- a CDS encoding DoxX family protein — encoded protein: MISVGLLLIRLFIGVAFIGHGAQKLFGWFGGYGPKGTGGWMESVGIKPGVAMAVLAGILELGGGLLFAAGLFTPVGAVMLILAMAGAMKVHLSNGFWATANGYEYPLTLLVVAAGVALAGPGSISLDHLLF
- a CDS encoding MarR family winged helix-turn-helix transcriptional regulator; translated protein: MSGPKEELIVAGDVRGKDEAASLKLFVVLSKAYRSLMDRAVKDMKSYGLSSAEFMVLEVLYHRTRIPLQQIGEKILVTSGSITYNIDKLEKKGLLKRVPCSEDRRVTYAEITEEGRRLFDEIFPKHVAMIHGMMAGLNTEEKEQATEWLKLLGKGAGS
- a CDS encoding futalosine hydrolase, with translation MTSRFDPGYAGEQDLSKPGQALPGVLIVTAVEAEAEAVRRGLGGADGFTVIAAGAGPAAAAAGTAAALAAGSYGCVVSAGIGGGFPGRAALGSLVVASELVHADLGAETPEGFRSAAELGFGRTHYPADTGRAARLAAGLAAAGLDVSTGPVLTVSAATGSAETAAALAARVPGAAAEAMEGCGVAAAALARNLPVLEIRAISNPVGPRDRDAWRIGEALEALAAAGPILSEVLK
- a CDS encoding 1,4-dihydroxy-6-naphthoate synthase, whose amino-acid sequence is MTAELNIAYSPCPNDTFVFHAWAHGLVPGAPKLNVTYADIDITNGLAADGTGPELLKISYAALPWALDRYKLLPCGGALGRGCGPLLLTKGGPQDANSTSALSGRRVAVPSERSTAYLLFRLWAAQQVPGGIGEIVVMPFHEIMPAVRDGAIDAGLVIHEARFTYTSYGLHMLVDLGSWWESDTGLPIPLGAIIARRDLDTDAVSGWIRTSLRHAWDNPEASREYVLSHAQELSPQVAKSHIDLYVNDFTMDLGESGYAAISALLDRAAGEGLVPPIDSALLR
- a CDS encoding GrpB family protein encodes the protein MEDQWRIAPFDAEWRDLFLEIGLKLRHSLGGWAIRIDHVGSTSIIGMDAKPIIDIQISVENIEDESSYKWLIEKNGFELRPENPDRTKKYFREVPGNRRTHIHVRQAGSYSEQLTLLFRDYLRYSSEDRQRYIQEKHRLMNLYKNDRPKYVEGKGPIVWDILQKAHIWSQETGWRPGKTDV
- a CDS encoding macro domain-containing protein; its protein translation is MEFEEIKKDLFTMPGEYYLAHCISADAKMGAGIAVQFRKRFKLSLLQDMASKNELIVGKCYKVDRVFNLITKTKYWQKPTYETLTLSLSSMKEICLQESINQIAMPEIGCGLDKLQWGRVKEIITNEFINTSVKITVCRL
- a CDS encoding YcxB family protein, whose protein sequence is MNSVSFRYSDFIKPSMRYYFYNTLRFRLMYLIGLVTLAFGCSVLSVSYSEILLLMSLFLLFLLTYVYLNYCYFAPMRVARDRRYHKIYTLSFSEEGVELKADDFKSQLNWQYIKKVWETKDLYYLFHDKRAFWILPKNKFISQEQEELFREIVSRNHRIQKGINR
- a CDS encoding class I SAM-dependent methyltransferase — protein: MKINKIIEQTKKPLLFEKGSSQMWVDEYISQQMLEAHLDPNTDAASRKPHTIDASVKWIKEYICGNDAGQKVLDLGCGPGLYTNRLAKIGFNNVTGVDFSSRSIEYAKNQAAELNLHINYVCQDYLKLNFTDYFDVVLLIYCDFGVFNEYERNTLLHKIYSNLKPGGKFVFDVFTPGKYRNHTDSRTWNSYPSGFWRPTPHLCLSSNYWYSEERVHLHQAIVLDDNTDMQIYNIWDKTYTLDELSSILSCIGFEELEFYSDITGREYEEETEIITVIAKRK